A genomic segment from Gossypium hirsutum isolate 1008001.06 chromosome D04, Gossypium_hirsutum_v2.1, whole genome shotgun sequence encodes:
- the LOC121216313 gene encoding uncharacterized protein, with amino-acid sequence MSTSLPVQAMYSMCASPSPLGGYASSWATTGPYNTTTLMHTGLIGSTMTHSPNIHWNTRLLPQTGQNPFVSSWPIGAPILRPSATTIFRTSNASTGSVSQTPQAHIATQALLDDNAWYSNSGATHHLTNFETSLTSSVPYLGSDK; translated from the exons ATGTCCACTTCTCTGCCGGTTCAAGCTATGTACAGCATGTGTGCCTCTCCATCTCCTTTGGGTGGTTATGCTTCATCTTGGGCTACTACTGGTCCTTATAATACAACTACCCTGATGCACACAGGATTAATTGGGTCCACCATGACACATAGTCCAAATATACATTGGAATACGAGACTTCTTCCACAAACTGGTCAGAATCCATTTGTTTCATCTTGGCCTATTGGTGCTCCTATCTTAAGACCAAGTGCTACTACTATTTTTAGGACTTCAAATGCTTCTACAGGATCAGTTTCTCAAACTCCTCAAGCGCATATTGCAACTCAAGCTCTCCTAGATGATAATGCTTGGTATTCTAATTCTGGTGCCACTCATCACTTGACAAATTTCGAGACTTCTTTAACCTCTAGTGTTCCTTACCTCGGTTCAG ACAAGTGA